In Mangrovivirga cuniculi, the following proteins share a genomic window:
- the polX gene encoding DNA polymerase/3'-5' exonuclease PolX has protein sequence MDNKTIIKLLKQAADLMELHSENPFKVRSYSNAAFKLERFDGVISQLSDKEIAEIDGVGKSIAEAIYEIKDTGTFTFLDELIAKTPEGVLEMMQVKGIGPKKIAALWKDQDIDSVDKLLEAAEEGKLSKMKGFGAKTEEKIIEQIYYIRENEGKKHYAEVVDLEKEITDILKRELNTDKVSSSGQLRRKMPVIEKMSFVTAFEDPDDWENKLISLEDFSFVEEDSSPFTLRGIHLESGMATEVFYTSPEKFIQRLFEATGSPLHLNYRFKDDISLFNINRAKLYSTEEEIYKEAELPYIQPECREGQFEFEYAENEKFDNLITDNSIKGILHAHSTYSDGKNTLKEMAEDCRNRGYEYLGITDHSKTAGYANGLQEFRIKKQWEEIDQLNEDLAPFKIFKGIESDILTDGALDYTDDILSGFDFIVSSIHSPLNMDRNKATARLLTAINNPYTTILGHPTGRLLLRREGYPIDHKKVIDAAAENNVVIEINANPWRLDLDWIWVKYALDKGVKLSINPDAHELDGYDHTKFGVIVGRKGGLTEDMTLNAMGVKELSDYFNNRKSKI, from the coding sequence TTGGATAATAAAACGATAATTAAGTTACTCAAGCAGGCTGCTGATCTTATGGAACTTCACAGTGAAAATCCTTTTAAAGTTAGGAGTTACAGTAACGCAGCTTTTAAACTTGAGCGGTTTGATGGAGTGATTTCTCAGCTGTCAGATAAAGAAATAGCTGAAATCGATGGAGTGGGCAAAAGTATCGCGGAAGCTATTTATGAAATTAAAGATACCGGGACTTTTACATTTCTGGATGAGTTAATAGCCAAAACACCGGAAGGTGTGTTGGAGATGATGCAGGTTAAAGGTATCGGGCCGAAAAAAATTGCTGCTCTGTGGAAAGATCAGGATATTGATTCTGTCGATAAGCTACTTGAAGCTGCTGAAGAGGGTAAATTATCAAAGATGAAAGGCTTCGGCGCAAAAACCGAAGAAAAAATCATTGAACAAATTTATTATATCAGGGAAAATGAAGGTAAAAAACACTATGCTGAAGTAGTAGATCTGGAAAAGGAAATAACTGATATTTTAAAAAGAGAATTAAATACTGATAAAGTTTCTTCCTCAGGGCAATTGAGAAGAAAAATGCCTGTTATCGAAAAAATGTCATTTGTTACCGCTTTTGAAGACCCTGATGACTGGGAAAATAAATTAATATCTCTGGAAGATTTTTCATTTGTAGAGGAAGATTCTTCACCTTTTACCTTAAGGGGGATTCATCTTGAATCGGGAATGGCAACTGAAGTATTTTATACCTCACCTGAAAAGTTTATTCAAAGATTATTCGAAGCGACCGGCTCTCCACTTCATCTGAATTATCGATTCAAAGATGATATTTCTTTATTCAATATTAATCGAGCGAAACTTTATTCGACTGAAGAAGAGATTTACAAGGAAGCTGAATTGCCATACATCCAGCCGGAATGCAGAGAAGGTCAATTTGAATTTGAATATGCTGAAAATGAAAAATTCGATAATTTAATTACTGACAATAGCATAAAAGGGATTCTCCATGCACACTCGACATACAGTGATGGTAAGAATACACTGAAAGAAATGGCTGAAGATTGCCGGAACCGAGGCTATGAATATCTTGGAATTACAGATCATAGTAAGACCGCCGGTTATGCTAATGGATTACAGGAATTTAGAATTAAGAAGCAGTGGGAAGAAATAGATCAACTTAACGAGGATCTGGCACCTTTTAAGATATTCAAAGGTATTGAATCGGATATTTTAACTGATGGGGCCCTGGATTATACGGATGATATTCTAAGTGGATTCGATTTTATAGTTTCTTCTATTCACTCCCCATTAAATATGGATAGAAACAAAGCTACCGCCAGGTTGTTAACAGCTATAAACAATCCATATACTACAATACTCGGACACCCTACCGGAAGATTACTACTGAGAAGAGAAGGCTATCCAATTGACCATAAAAAAGTAATTGATGCTGCCGCCGAAAACAATGTAGTAATTGAGATAAATGCTAATCCATGGAGGCTCGACCTGGACTGGATCTGGGTAAAATACGCATTAGATAAGGGTGTGAAATTGTCAATTAATCCGGATGCTCATGAATTGGACGGGTATGATCACACTAAATTTGGTGTAATTGTAGGTAGAAAAGGAGGGTTGACAGAAGATATGACTTTGAATGCCATGGGAGTCAAAGAATTATCTGATTACTTTAACAACAGGAAATCAAAAATATAA